The region ACGTAACCAAAAAAATCAGCGTCCACCATTTGAACGATGGTATGCATATATTTTATTTATCTTTATTGGTTACTGCTTGGCCGACTTGGCAATTCTTTCATATCGCGATCGCATGTTGCCACAGTCTGCGCCCCCTGCTCACCCTAAAGCACCCGCTGTTGCTAACAATATGAGTTCAGGATTTTATAACAACATCGCAAGCAGAAATATTTTTGCTTCAAATGGTTTGATCCCAGATGCCTTGGTCGACAAAAACAAAGGCAACACTCCTGAGAAAGAAGCCGATCCTGTTCCTTCACAATTACCATTGAATTTGATAGGTACACTGGTGCACTCGACACCGGAAAAATCCATCGCATCCATCGAGATTCGCGGTAAAAATCAAGTCATCTCCTACTCTCCAGGTAAAGAGATTGAAGGCATGGCAAATGTCGTTCGCATCGAGAGACAAAAAGTGATCTTCCGCAATTTGAATTCAAATCGTCTTGAGTTCATCGAGATCAAAAAAGAAGGTAACAAAGTAAGCTTTGCAGCGAGCAAACCTTCTGTCACAACAACAGGACAAGAAGTTAAGAAAACTGGTGACAACACGTTCGCCATCAAACGCACGGACTTGTTGAAGTACACGAATGATTTGTCAAGCATCTTGATGCAAGCCCGTGCGGTTCCAAATCGTGAACCAGGCACAGGGAACATCAATGGCTTCCGTATTTTAGATATGCAACCTGGCAGTATTTACGAACAACTCGGCATCCAACGCATGGACGTTCTAAAAACTGTGGATGGCACCTTAGTAGACAGCCCCGCTAAGGCCATGGAGTTGTACCAAAACTTGAAGAACAACAACAAGATCACTCTTCAAGTTGAGCGCAACGGCAAAACTGAAACTATGACTTATAATATTCAATAACTCCCTCAGGAGGAGAGAGAATGAAAAAACCCATCAAGCCCGTCAGCATAGGAATTGCTTCATTGATGACTGCTTCGCAGCTAGTAGGAACTACTGCGCACGCTCAATTTGAAAACTTCCCTCCACCTCCCCCGCCGCCAGATTTTGGCAACGCGGATAACAGCGGTTTCGCCACTCCAGATGCTCCAGCGGCTTCAGGCGGAGTTCGCGGCGATTCTCACTCAGGTGACGACGGCGGTGTCTTAAACAAAAGCCAACGTGACAAGTTTGCGAAAGCTGCCACAGAGGATATCAACAGCAAAAATTTCCCGCAGACTATTGAGTCTTTCGACTATCCGAATGTTGAAATCACGGAGCTTGCAAAAGCCATGGGCGAACTGACTGGTAAGAACTTTATCGTCGACCCTGGTGTGCGCGGTAAAATTACGATCAGCGCTCCATCGAAAATCACTGTCGCGGAAGCTTACAATGCGTTCTTGTCAGCCCTTGCAATCAACGGTTTCACAGTTGTTCCATCTGGGGGCTTCTTAAAAATCAAGTCTGCAAGAAATGCTCAACGTGATAATATCGAAGTTTATTCTGGCGCTTACTATCCAAATACAGATCAAATGATCACTCGTATTATTCACTTGAAGCACATTTCTGCCGCTCAAGTGAATCGTGATCTTCGTATCTTGCCTTCAAAAGATGGCGAGATGAATATCTACGAACCAACGAACTCTATCATCATTTCTGACTACGGCTCTAACATTGACCGCGTTATGCGCATCATCAGCCAGTTGGACGTACCGGGATTTGAAGAACAACTTGAAGTAATCCCTATCAAGTTCGCGAAAGCCAAAGACCTTGCGGACCTGGTTGATAAAATCGTCAATAAAGGTAATAAAACTCAAGGTTCTGCTCCAGGTACATTTACTGCGGGCGTTCCAAGATTCTCTCGTTCATCAGGGACTTCTGCTCAACAGGGGGCAAGTTTCTTTATGGCGATCCCTGATGACAGAACGAATTCTATTATCGTAGTTGGTAATAAATCCGGTATCGTGCGTATTAAAAAATTGATCTCTCAGTTGGATTTTAAAATCCGCGCTGAAGATTCTGGCGGCGTTTACGTTTATTACATCAAAAACGGTGACGCGGAAAAAATCGCACAAACTTTGTCTGGCGTTACTAAAGATGCCGCTCCGAAAGCAAACTCAGGTCCAAGCTTGTTAGCCCCTATCGGTGGTCAAATGCAGGCTCCTCAAGAAATTTTCGGCGGCGACGTGAAAATCACAGCTGACAAAGCAACAAACAGCTTGGTTATCACGGCGTCAAAACAAGACTATGAAGTTGTTTTGAATATCTTGAACAAAATCGACATCGCTCGTGACCAAGTTTACGTTGAAGCGATCATCATGGAGATGAGTGCTTCTGATATCGATTCTTGGGGTGTTGGTTACTATCAATACGGCGAGAATGGTTATGGTAAAGTCGGTTTCAATGGTGGAATCAATCTAACTGACATGCTGAGCCCGACTGGTGGTTCTGGTGCGATCTTGGGCTTCGGTTCAGGAAAAACTGTCACTATCACTCCGACAACGGGTGGTACAGCTATCACGATCCCTTCTTTGATCGGTTTCATCAATTTCTTGAAACAAACGAAGAAAGCCAACATCTTGTCGACTCCGACGATCATCGCTTTGGATAACAACGAAGCCGAGATCGAAGTGGGTGACCAAGTTGTAACAAGTATTCAGCAAAGCATCTCAGGTACGAGTGGAACTACAACTGTAACGCCAACACTGAGTGATGCGTCAATCAAGCTTCACATCAAACCGTTTATCAGTCCTTCTTCGAATTCCATCCGAATGGAAATTAAGCAGTCTGTTGCTCAAATTTCATCAGTGGCAGTCCCTAAAGATTTCCAGAATAATACAAAGCCTCTTGCTAAACGTTCTATCAATACGATGATCAACGTGAAAAATGGTGACACGGCGATTCTCGGCGGCTTGATTAAAGAAGATGAAGTTGAATCTGTTGTGAAAGTACCTCTTTTGGGGGACATCCCTATCCTGGGCTGGTTGTTCAAGTCCCGTTCAACAGAAAAGACAAAAACCAACATGGTTTCATTCCTAACTCCGAAAATCATTCGTAACTCAGGCGATGTGAACCAGGTTGTTTCTAAGCGTTTGGAAGATCGCATTAACTACATCAAAGACCAGGGCGGAAAAGACCCTTATGGTGCTAAGATTGATCCGATCTACCAAAAAGCTAAAGGTGATGCGTCTACTTCAGAAAATGTTCAAGAGTAGTTTTAGCGGTGGTTCTTCCCTCAAGAACCACCCTTTTTTAGAGGAACTTTAATGGCCACTGTGGATGTTCTGACAATTCTTTCAAAAGCAACTTCGCTGTCACAGGATCAATTGCGTTCTGTGCTAGCCAACCCGTCCGTTGTAAGACCTGTGACGGTCGGTGAAGCTTTAAATCAGAAGGAATTCTCCACAGCGGATGAAGTCGTCAGTGATCTGTGCAAAGAATTGGGGTTGGATTTTATCCGCGATATCCCCGTTGCAGATATCAATGCTGACTTGATCCGAGATATTCCTATCAATTACGCAAAACAACAGCAGGTTCTTCCCTATAAAGATGAGCCCGATCAGTTGATCGCTCTTACAAGCAACCCCGTGAACCTGAAAGCCCTGGATGACTTAAAGGTTTTATTCGGAAAAAAAGTTCGTCCTCTTGTGACGACGGTGATTCGCATTCAAGATGCAATCAACAAAGTGTATGAAAAATCCACGGCGAATCTTTCGGGCCTGGATGAAATCGATGAAGAAGACTATGACCTCGACGACCCTATCGTCGACCTTTTGGAAGCTGGCGAGGACGACGCGCCGGTGATCAAAATGGTGAACAGTCTTTTGTTCCGTGCCGTCAAAGAAAAAGCCTCCGATATCCATATCGAGCCCTATGAAAAAGACATGGTCGTACGCTTCCGTACCGACGGTGTATTGATGGACGTCTTTAAACCACCAAAAAAACTTCAAAACGCCATCACATCCCGTATCAAAGTTATGGCGAACTTAAACATCGCAGAAAAACGTCTGCCACAAGACGGCCGTATTCCTTTGAAGGTCGGTGGTAAAGACATCGATATTCGTCTTTCCACAGTGCCTGCCGCTTACGGCGAGCGCTTGGTTATGCGTATTCAAGATAGATCGACAGTTATTTTAGAACTTGAGCAACTGGGTTTCTCGAAGGAAAACTTGGATCGCTTGGATGATTTATTATCGCGTAATGACGGCATCATGCTTGTAACCGGCCCAACGGGTTCTGGTAAATCCACGACTCTGTATGGTGCTTTAACGAAATTAAACAAACCTGACGTAAACATCCTGACAGTTGAAGATCCGGTGGAGCAACGTATCCACGGGATTGGTCAGGTACAAACGAATTCTAAGATCGGCCTGACCTTCGCTGCGGGTTTAAGATCTTTCCTTCGTCAAGATCCAGATATTATCATGGTCGG is a window of Bdellovibrio sp. SKB1291214 DNA encoding:
- the gspC gene encoding type II secretion system protein GspC; the protein is MISRNQKNQRPPFERWYAYILFIFIGYCLADLAILSYRDRMLPQSAPPAHPKAPAVANNMSSGFYNNIASRNIFASNGLIPDALVDKNKGNTPEKEADPVPSQLPLNLIGTLVHSTPEKSIASIEIRGKNQVISYSPGKEIEGMANVVRIERQKVIFRNLNSNRLEFIEIKKEGNKVSFAASKPSVTTTGQEVKKTGDNTFAIKRTDLLKYTNDLSSILMQARAVPNREPGTGNINGFRILDMQPGSIYEQLGIQRMDVLKTVDGTLVDSPAKAMELYQNLKNNNKITLQVERNGKTETMTYNIQ
- the gspE gene encoding type II secretion system ATPase GspE, which encodes MATVDVLTILSKATSLSQDQLRSVLANPSVVRPVTVGEALNQKEFSTADEVVSDLCKELGLDFIRDIPVADINADLIRDIPINYAKQQQVLPYKDEPDQLIALTSNPVNLKALDDLKVLFGKKVRPLVTTVIRIQDAINKVYEKSTANLSGLDEIDEEDYDLDDPIVDLLEAGEDDAPVIKMVNSLLFRAVKEKASDIHIEPYEKDMVVRFRTDGVLMDVFKPPKKLQNAITSRIKVMANLNIAEKRLPQDGRIPLKVGGKDIDIRLSTVPAAYGERLVMRIQDRSTVILELEQLGFSKENLDRLDDLLSRNDGIMLVTGPTGSGKSTTLYGALTKLNKPDVNILTVEDPVEQRIHGIGQVQTNSKIGLTFAAGLRSFLRQDPDIIMVGEIRDLETAELAIQASLTGHLVLSTLHTNDSAGAFPRLIDFGVEPFLIATSVMGVIAQRLVRVLCPHCKAPYEPSDFELSLLGVTREVAKASHICKAMGCSECGQKGYSGRTTISELMVVTDDIRSLIMQRKDGATLKKQALANGMKTFRDHGIAKVLAGVTTIEQLTTNTQLDL
- the gspD gene encoding type II secretion system secretin GspD, with the protein product MKKPIKPVSIGIASLMTASQLVGTTAHAQFENFPPPPPPPDFGNADNSGFATPDAPAASGGVRGDSHSGDDGGVLNKSQRDKFAKAATEDINSKNFPQTIESFDYPNVEITELAKAMGELTGKNFIVDPGVRGKITISAPSKITVAEAYNAFLSALAINGFTVVPSGGFLKIKSARNAQRDNIEVYSGAYYPNTDQMITRIIHLKHISAAQVNRDLRILPSKDGEMNIYEPTNSIIISDYGSNIDRVMRIISQLDVPGFEEQLEVIPIKFAKAKDLADLVDKIVNKGNKTQGSAPGTFTAGVPRFSRSSGTSAQQGASFFMAIPDDRTNSIIVVGNKSGIVRIKKLISQLDFKIRAEDSGGVYVYYIKNGDAEKIAQTLSGVTKDAAPKANSGPSLLAPIGGQMQAPQEIFGGDVKITADKATNSLVITASKQDYEVVLNILNKIDIARDQVYVEAIIMEMSASDIDSWGVGYYQYGENGYGKVGFNGGINLTDMLSPTGGSGAILGFGSGKTVTITPTTGGTAITIPSLIGFINFLKQTKKANILSTPTIIALDNNEAEIEVGDQVVTSIQQSISGTSGTTTVTPTLSDASIKLHIKPFISPSSNSIRMEIKQSVAQISSVAVPKDFQNNTKPLAKRSINTMINVKNGDTAILGGLIKEDEVESVVKVPLLGDIPILGWLFKSRSTEKTKTNMVSFLTPKIIRNSGDVNQVVSKRLEDRINYIKDQGGKDPYGAKIDPIYQKAKGDASTSENVQE